A genomic segment from Flexistipes sp. encodes:
- a CDS encoding pyridoxal phosphate-dependent aminotransferase, with translation MRFDIAKSGSGLTYEIRNIVNVANELKKRGVDVIWENIGDPVVKGEKIPEWMKSILSEIMEDDLSFAYSPTKGVLSTREYLAEKVNKRGKIKITPEDIIFFNGLGDAIARAYSSIRVDARIIMPEPTYSTHFMAEVLHASFPPNTYRLNPYNNWKPDINELERKVKSHNSIVGILVINPDNPTGFVYSEETLKEIVRIAKEYDLFLIFDEIYHNITYNGHKTVQLSDIIGDVPGISMKGISKEYPWPGARCGWMEVYNIDKDEKFCRYVDAILQQKMSEVCSTTFPQMAIPKLLEHPEYDKYLKDRVRHYEKLSNIAYNILKDVPYIVTSRTNGAFYMSIVFNEAVLNNKQTLPINIPEIKSYVEKLTGGNIEMDKRFAYYLLASSGICVVPMTSFFTSLPGFRMTLLEKDVERFEWTVKHLAENIVNYIESSK, from the coding sequence ATGCGTTTTGATATAGCAAAAAGCGGCAGCGGGCTCACTTATGAAATAAGAAATATAGTGAATGTCGCAAATGAGCTGAAGAAAAGAGGCGTGGATGTAATTTGGGAGAATATCGGTGATCCGGTGGTAAAAGGGGAAAAAATTCCTGAATGGATGAAAAGCATCCTTTCCGAAATTATGGAAGACGATTTGAGTTTCGCCTACTCCCCGACAAAAGGAGTGCTAAGCACAAGGGAATACCTGGCCGAAAAGGTGAACAAAAGGGGAAAGATAAAGATAACACCTGAAGATATTATCTTCTTTAACGGTCTTGGCGACGCAATTGCAAGGGCATACAGTTCCATAAGGGTGGATGCAAGGATTATAATGCCGGAACCAACCTATTCCACCCATTTCATGGCGGAAGTTCTGCATGCTTCGTTTCCTCCGAATACATACAGACTTAACCCTTACAATAACTGGAAACCCGATATAAACGAACTTGAGAGAAAAGTAAAAAGCCATAACTCAATTGTCGGAATACTGGTAATCAATCCTGACAATCCGACAGGTTTCGTTTATTCGGAAGAGACATTAAAAGAGATAGTCAGAATAGCAAAAGAATACGACCTGTTTTTAATATTTGATGAAATATATCACAACATAACATACAACGGACATAAAACTGTTCAGCTATCTGATATTATAGGAGATGTTCCGGGAATAAGCATGAAGGGTATTTCCAAGGAATATCCGTGGCCGGGTGCCAGATGCGGCTGGATGGAAGTTTATAATATTGACAAAGATGAAAAATTCTGCAGATATGTCGACGCAATTCTGCAGCAGAAAATGTCCGAAGTCTGCTCCACCACATTCCCCCAAATGGCAATCCCCAAGCTTCTGGAGCACCCTGAATACGACAAATACCTGAAAGACAGGGTTAGACATTATGAAAAACTTTCAAACATTGCATACAATATCCTTAAAGACGTGCCTTATATAGTTACCAGCAGAACAAACGGTGCTTTTTACATGTCAATTGTATTTAATGAAGCCGTGTTGAACAACAAACAGACACTGCCCATAAATATACCGGAAATAAAAAGTTATGTAGAAAAACTCACCGGCGGCAATATCGAAATGGACAAACGATTCGCATATTATCTTCTTGCTTCTTCAGGTATATGTGTAGTACCGATGACATCATTTTTCACCTCTCTGCCCGGTTTCCGTATGACACTGCTTGAGAAAGATGTTGAAAGATTTGAATGGACGGTAAAACATTTAGCTGAAAATATTGTAAACTACATAGAATCCAGCAAATAG
- a CDS encoding SRPBCC family protein, with product MALYRLKRIQYLNSDIKTCWNFFSDPGKLAEITPAWLGFRVVSDLPGNMFPGLIIEYKITPFAFFETSWVTEITHVSEPFFFVDEQRLGPYKFWHHKHFFEESGDGVIMTDEVHYSMPFGIIGDILNRFVVRKRLENIFNYRFETLKKLF from the coding sequence GTGGCACTTTATCGGTTAAAGCGGATTCAGTATCTTAATTCAGATATTAAAACATGCTGGAATTTTTTCTCCGATCCGGGCAAACTTGCGGAAATTACACCGGCATGGCTTGGCTTCCGTGTTGTTTCTGATCTTCCGGGAAATATGTTTCCCGGCCTGATTATAGAGTATAAAATTACTCCCTTTGCTTTTTTTGAAACGTCCTGGGTTACTGAAATTACACACGTTTCAGAGCCTTTCTTCTTTGTTGATGAGCAGAGGCTGGGTCCTTATAAATTCTGGCATCACAAGCATTTTTTCGAAGAAAGCGGAGACGGTGTTATTATGACCGACGAGGTTCATTACAGTATGCCTTTTGGTATCATAGGTGATATTTTGAACAGGTTTGTTGTAAGGAAAAGACTTGAAAATATTTTTAATTACCGGTTTGAGACTCTTAAAAAGTTATTTTGA
- the glmU gene encoding bifunctional UDP-N-acetylglucosamine diphosphorylase/glucosamine-1-phosphate N-acetyltransferase GlmU, which translates to MLNVLINDKFAMGEKMNVKALVLAAGKGTRMKSKKPKVLFDVAGKPMIDYVMEAASAVCSDGTVVVLGEAAEDIQSHLQGYNSEFVFQKEQKGTADAVLAAKDTLKNYNGKILILCGDMPLVSRESLKAFIESSDSPVNFMSVKKKNPEGYGRVVRGADGSVIRIVEEKDANLNEKKLKEINTGIYLAESKELFRRLEYINNNNAQEEYYLTDIVKDGAGIFVAEAEEEFLGINDRAALAEASKLIWRKRACEYMKNGVSIIDPDSFYCDNSVEIENDVTIHPNVTLKGETKIGEGSVVYPGCRIADSVVEDYCEIKDNCVITESFVGRESSVGPMAHLRPGSKLYGKNKIGNFVEVKKTEIHENSKASHLTYLGDAYIGKDVNIGCGTITCNYDGISKHKTIINDGVFVGSDVQFVAPVEIGKNALIAAGSTVTKDVPDESLAISRSEQVNKEGWVRKRKQIYSREK; encoded by the coding sequence ATGCTTAATGTTTTAATAAATGATAAATTTGCAATGGGGGAAAAGATGAACGTTAAAGCTCTTGTTTTGGCTGCAGGAAAAGGGACAAGGATGAAATCAAAGAAACCGAAAGTTCTTTTTGATGTTGCAGGCAAACCTATGATAGATTATGTGATGGAAGCTGCTTCTGCGGTTTGCTCAGACGGGACTGTCGTTGTTCTGGGAGAGGCGGCTGAGGATATTCAGTCTCATCTGCAGGGTTATAATTCAGAGTTTGTTTTTCAAAAAGAGCAGAAAGGAACGGCGGATGCTGTTTTGGCTGCGAAGGACACCCTTAAAAATTATAACGGTAAGATTCTTATCCTCTGCGGGGATATGCCGTTGGTGAGCAGGGAGAGTTTAAAAGCTTTTATTGAAAGTTCGGATTCTCCTGTAAATTTTATGAGTGTAAAAAAGAAAAATCCCGAAGGTTACGGAAGAGTAGTCAGAGGAGCAGACGGATCTGTAATCAGAATAGTTGAAGAAAAGGATGCAAACTTAAATGAAAAGAAGTTGAAGGAAATTAATACAGGTATATATCTCGCCGAGTCAAAGGAACTCTTCAGGAGACTGGAATATATTAACAATAATAACGCACAGGAGGAATACTACCTGACCGATATTGTCAAAGATGGTGCCGGTATTTTTGTTGCTGAAGCAGAAGAGGAATTTCTCGGGATAAACGACAGAGCTGCGCTGGCAGAAGCTTCAAAATTAATCTGGCGTAAGCGTGCTTGTGAATATATGAAAAACGGCGTCAGTATAATAGATCCGGACAGCTTTTACTGCGATAATTCGGTTGAGATTGAAAACGATGTTACGATACATCCAAATGTAACCCTAAAAGGTGAAACCAAAATTGGAGAAGGCAGTGTTGTTTATCCGGGATGCAGGATAGCCGACAGTGTGGTGGAAGATTATTGTGAAATAAAAGATAATTGTGTTATAACAGAATCTTTTGTGGGCAGAGAATCTTCAGTGGGGCCTATGGCACATTTGAGACCGGGAAGCAAACTGTACGGGAAAAATAAAATCGGCAATTTTGTGGAAGTGAAAAAAACGGAAATACATGAAAACTCAAAAGCCAGCCACCTGACTTATCTGGGTGATGCATATATAGGGAAAGATGTGAATATTGGATGCGGCACAATTACATGTAATTATGACGGTATCAGTAAACATAAAACTATTATTAACGACGGTGTTTTTGTGGGAAGTGATGTTCAGTTTGTTGCCCCTGTGGAAATAGGTAAAAATGCTTTGATTGCAGCGGGCTCGACTGTTACAAAAGATGTCCCTGATGAATCACTCGCCATTTCCCGGAGTGAGCAGGTTAATAAAGAAGGCTGGGTGAGAAAACGCAAACAAATTTATTCAAGGGAGAAATAG
- the glmS gene encoding glutamine--fructose-6-phosphate transaminase (isomerizing): MCGIVAYIGEKNAYDILLEGLERLEYRGYDSAGLALLDKSENIIKTVRSVGKLKNLREKTSSTDFNSKAGIGHTRWATHGKPTSYNAHPHVSKGLALVHNGIIENYLQLKKELTDKGYVFQSETDSEVIAHLIHSYLNGDILEAVRKATNKLNGAFSVAVISEDNPDRIIAARNDSPLVLGAGEGENFAASDIPAVLSHTRNFIFMEDGDIAVLRKDSIEIYDKNHKKVERDKKYIDWNPVMAEKAGFRHFMQKEIYEQPRAVTDTLRGKYSLEESLIRLPELDEISGALKNASRIHIVACGTSWHAGLVGKFLLEKFAGVPVEVDIASEYRYRDTILDENVIFLAITQSGETADTLAAMRMAKKKGCSTLAICNVLGSSVSREADGVIYTHAGPEIGVASTKAFTTQITCLYMLGIYLGQIRNTMSDKSRSEYIHSLLGVPEQMEYVLNKDSEIENIAKDFKDYKDFLFLGRHLNYPVALEGALKLKEISYIHAEGYPAGEMKHGPIALIDENMPVFTLATKSRVYDKIVSNIEEVKARDGIVIATVTENDTHLADKCDAVISIPGTSEEVSVFLNTVVTQFFAYHCARLLGNDVDQPRNLAKSVTVE, encoded by the coding sequence ATGTGCGGTATTGTGGCTTATATAGGTGAAAAGAATGCTTACGATATCCTTTTGGAAGGGCTTGAGAGGCTTGAGTACAGAGGTTATGACTCCGCCGGGCTGGCGCTGCTTGATAAATCCGAAAATATCATAAAAACGGTAAGAAGTGTTGGTAAACTGAAGAATCTTAGAGAAAAAACCAGCAGCACTGATTTTAACAGCAAAGCAGGTATCGGTCACACCCGGTGGGCAACGCACGGGAAACCGACATCCTACAACGCCCATCCCCATGTTTCCAAAGGCCTTGCTTTGGTTCACAACGGTATTATTGAAAATTACCTTCAGCTGAAAAAAGAGCTGACTGATAAGGGGTATGTTTTTCAGTCTGAAACGGACTCGGAAGTTATCGCTCACCTGATACACAGTTATCTGAACGGCGATATTCTTGAGGCGGTAAGGAAAGCTACAAACAAGCTGAACGGAGCATTCTCCGTTGCAGTGATATCAGAAGATAACCCGGACAGGATTATAGCAGCCAGAAATGACAGCCCTCTTGTTTTGGGGGCAGGAGAGGGTGAGAATTTTGCAGCAAGTGATATTCCCGCTGTTTTGAGTCACACGAGGAATTTTATTTTTATGGAAGATGGTGATATTGCAGTTTTGCGGAAAGACTCCATAGAGATTTATGATAAAAATCACAAAAAAGTTGAAAGGGATAAAAAATATATTGACTGGAATCCGGTCATGGCTGAAAAAGCCGGATTCAGGCATTTTATGCAGAAAGAGATTTATGAGCAGCCCAGGGCAGTTACAGATACTCTGAGGGGTAAGTATTCTCTTGAAGAGTCGTTAATCAGACTGCCTGAACTGGATGAGATAAGCGGAGCACTGAAGAATGCAAGCAGAATTCACATTGTCGCCTGCGGAACAAGCTGGCACGCGGGTCTTGTGGGCAAATTCCTTCTTGAAAAATTTGCCGGTGTACCTGTGGAGGTGGATATAGCATCCGAGTACAGATACAGGGATACAATTCTGGATGAAAATGTGATTTTCCTTGCCATTACCCAGTCCGGAGAAACAGCCGATACACTGGCAGCCATGAGGATGGCAAAGAAAAAAGGGTGCAGTACTTTGGCTATTTGCAATGTTCTGGGCTCTTCAGTATCCAGGGAAGCAGACGGCGTGATATATACCCATGCCGGACCTGAGATCGGTGTTGCCTCAACAAAAGCGTTTACAACACAGATAACCTGCCTGTATATGCTTGGCATTTATTTAGGTCAGATCAGAAATACGATGAGCGATAAATCAAGAAGTGAATATATACACAGCCTTCTCGGTGTCCCCGAGCAAATGGAGTATGTGTTGAATAAAGATAGTGAAATTGAAAATATTGCAAAGGATTTTAAAGATTATAAAGATTTTCTTTTTTTAGGAAGGCACCTTAATTATCCTGTTGCACTCGAAGGGGCTCTTAAACTTAAAGAAATATCATACATACATGCAGAGGGCTATCCTGCCGGCGAAATGAAGCACGGTCCTATTGCACTTATAGATGAAAATATGCCTGTTTTTACTTTGGCAACCAAATCCCGGGTGTATGATAAGATTGTTTCTAATATCGAAGAGGTAAAGGCTCGTGACGGTATCGTTATTGCAACTGTTACGGAAAATGATACCCATCTTGCGGACAAATGTGACGCTGTTATCAGTATTCCCGGAACATCCGAAGAGGTCAGTGTCTTTTTAAATACAGTTGTTACACAATTCTTCGCCTATCATTGTGCCCGCTTACTGGGTAATGATGTTGATCAGCCGAGAAATTTGGCAAAAAGCGTGACAGTGGAGTGA
- a CDS encoding chloride channel protein → MIQKAKGWLNSFFGEHEDMYMAGVAVLIGVAAGYGNIIFRYLIGIVQDFFYGTKEEFLLETLIHTPIYKIVLIPAVGGLIVGMAGLIFKSAKGHGVPDVIKAIALNLKISPFVAVVKSFTSAITLGTGGSAGREGPIIHIGSALGSGVGKIFGFSTRRMKTAVACGAAGGLAATFNAPIGGAMFAAEVLLGEFGIRTFSPIIISSVIATVVSRGHLGNVVTFEAPEYHLRHFMELPLYMVLGFACAVVGVFFIRFFYKTEETFDNLSIPSFLKPALGGLLLGILAIYSREIMGVGYDTINQILASNQVGLFLLVIVFLKILATSLTLGSGGSGGLFVPALFIGTATGGALGGIFNAAFPGITSSSGAYALVAMSAMLGATIKAPLTAILIIFEITQSYEIILPLMFATIIANVAANWLEKESIFSWILAKEGINIRKGTEERVLSEIRVEDVMLRDIVTFKESSNFKEITEGIKKADHIYYPVLNDKGYLTGIMSLDNIKNVMFEKGLEEIVVAGEICTKDDLIYVYPEDSLATALKKLGIKDLGALPVVENINGNFKVEGLLRRSDIILAYNKALATSV, encoded by the coding sequence ATGATACAAAAAGCCAAAGGGTGGTTGAACAGCTTTTTTGGCGAACACGAAGATATGTATATGGCCGGTGTTGCTGTACTTATCGGTGTAGCTGCCGGTTACGGTAACATTATTTTCAGGTATTTAATAGGTATTGTTCAGGATTTTTTCTACGGGACAAAAGAGGAGTTTCTTTTAGAAACGCTCATTCACACCCCTATATATAAGATTGTTCTTATTCCGGCTGTGGGCGGATTGATAGTTGGTATGGCCGGCCTAATTTTTAAATCTGCAAAGGGGCACGGTGTGCCGGATGTTATAAAGGCAATAGCCCTCAATTTAAAAATCAGTCCTTTTGTAGCTGTTGTGAAAAGTTTCACTTCTGCGATTACACTTGGCACCGGAGGTTCCGCAGGAAGAGAGGGACCCATTATACATATAGGTTCGGCACTGGGCTCCGGTGTGGGAAAAATATTCGGTTTTTCCACCAGAAGGATGAAAACGGCTGTTGCTTGCGGAGCGGCAGGCGGACTGGCGGCAACCTTTAATGCACCTATCGGCGGGGCGATGTTTGCAGCGGAAGTGTTGCTTGGCGAATTCGGTATCAGAACATTCAGTCCGATTATCATTTCTTCCGTTATTGCAACTGTCGTTTCAAGGGGACACCTGGGCAATGTGGTAACTTTTGAAGCGCCGGAATATCATCTGAGACATTTTATGGAGCTGCCCCTTTATATGGTGTTGGGTTTTGCCTGTGCCGTAGTCGGTGTTTTTTTTATACGTTTTTTTTACAAAACCGAAGAAACCTTTGACAATCTGAGCATACCTTCTTTTCTAAAGCCTGCTTTGGGCGGGCTGCTGCTCGGCATACTGGCCATATACTCACGTGAAATTATGGGTGTCGGTTACGACACAATAAACCAAATTCTTGCTTCGAATCAGGTGGGACTTTTTCTCTTAGTTATTGTGTTTCTTAAAATCCTTGCAACATCTCTGACTCTGGGATCCGGTGGATCCGGTGGTTTGTTTGTCCCTGCACTTTTTATAGGAACTGCAACAGGCGGAGCTTTGGGGGGGATTTTTAATGCTGCCTTTCCCGGTATTACGTCTTCCAGCGGTGCCTATGCTTTGGTGGCAATGAGCGCTATGCTCGGTGCAACCATAAAAGCCCCTTTAACTGCTATACTTATAATTTTTGAGATTACCCAGAGTTATGAAATCATTTTGCCGTTAATGTTTGCAACGATTATTGCAAATGTTGCTGCCAACTGGCTGGAGAAAGAATCTATTTTTTCCTGGATTCTTGCCAAGGAAGGTATCAATATCAGAAAGGGCACTGAAGAAAGAGTACTATCCGAAATAAGAGTTGAAGATGTAATGCTCAGGGATATTGTTACTTTTAAAGAAAGCTCCAATTTCAAAGAGATCACCGAGGGTATAAAGAAAGCCGATCATATTTATTATCCGGTGTTAAACGATAAAGGATATCTGACAGGCATTATGTCGTTAGATAATATAAAAAATGTGATGTTTGAAAAGGGGCTGGAGGAAATTGTTGTGGCAGGTGAGATTTGCACAAAAGATGACCTGATATACGTTTACCCTGAGGACAGTCTTGCCACAGCTCTAAAAAAGCTGGGAATTAAAGATCTGGGGGCACTGCCCGTTGTGGAAAATATAAACGGCAATTTTAAGGTAGAAGGATTGCTGAGAAGAAGTGATATAATTTTAGCCTATAATAAA